The region TCCCCGCATCGCGCATTTGCGCCAGCTTGTAACGTAAGGTGCGCGGGCTGATGCCCAGGCGTTCGGAGGCTTCCTTGCGCCGCCCGCGCTCGGCACGCAAGGTGTCGATAATCATCTGGAATTCCCGGCGGCGCAGGTCATCGCCCAAGCCTCCCGTCGGTTCTTCCACGGGCGCCATTGCCATCTCCGGCAAAGGCGCGCAGGTCACCGGCCCGGCGAGGCAAAAGTCTGCCGCTTCGATCAACCCGCCCTGTTGCAGGATCAGCGCCCTCTGGATCGCGTTATCCAGCTCACGCACGTTGCCCGGCCACGGATACCCCATCAGGCACGCTTTGGCGCGGGGCGAAAAACGCACCGTTGTGTGTTTCATTTTGCTGATGTACTTGGCCAGCAAGCGCTCGGCCAGCGGCACGATGTCGGCGGTACGCTCGCGCAAAGGACGCCAGGCCAGCGGAAACACCGAAAGCCGGTAGTAGAGATCTTCCCTGAAGCGCCCCGCCGCCACCTCGCCCGCCAGATCGCGGTTGGTGGTGGCAACCACGCGAATATCCAGCACGATCGGTTTACGCCCGCCCACACGCTCGACTTCACGCTCTTGCAACACGCGCAACAGCTTGGCCTGCAACCCCAGGGGCATCTCGGAAATTTCATCGAGCAACAGGGTGCCGCCATCCGCCTGCTCAAACTTGCCGGCCTGGGCTGCAATGGCCCCGGTAAACGAGCCTTTTTCATGGCCGAACAAAGTGGCTTCCAGCATGTTGTCCGGGATCGCCGCACAGTTTATCGCTACAAACGGTCGATCAACCCGATGGGAATGCTGATGAATGTAGCGTGCCAGCACTTCCTTGCCGGTTCCGGACTCACCGGAAATCAGCACCGTCGAGTCGCTGCGGGCCACCCGCGCTGCCAATTCCAGCAGTTGCGCACTGGCCGGTTCAACGGCCACCGGACCTTCGCTGTCGGCAACGCCGAGGCTGCCGAGCGCATGACGGGCCACCAGGTCCAGCAAGGCCTTGGGCTCAAACGGCTTGACCAGATAGTCCACTGCGCCCTGGCGCATGGCATCCACGGCACGCTCGACGGCGCCATGGGCAGTCATCAGCAACACCGGTAATTGCGGCTGGCTTGCACGCAACCGGGCAAGCAACTGATGGCCGTCCATGCCCGGCATATTGACGTCGCTGACCACCAGGCTGAACGACTCGGTCGCAACAGCCGCCAGCGCCTCTTCAGCCGACGCCACAGCACGAAAACCATGCCCCGCCAATAACAGGGTGTCAGCCAGGGCTTCGCGCAGGGCGCGATCGTCCTCCACCAGCAACACGTTGATGTTCATCACCATCAGTTTGTCTCCAGTGTGTGCGGTATCAGCGGCAAGCTGAGCAAGGCACACGTACCGCGCCCCAGGCGCGACTGTAGTTTCAGCTCGCCCTGGTGCGCTCGCACCACCGCGTTGACCACCGCCAGACCCAGGCCGGTGCCCGTGGCCTTGGTGGTAAAGAAAGGCTCACCCACGCGCGCCAGTACCTTGGGTTCAATCCCGCCGGCACTGTCGCTCACACACAACCGCAAGCTGTGATCGCGGGCATACAGATGCACCTTGAGCCGCACGTTCGCGGCGCCCGCCTGCAGCGCGTTTTCAATCAGGTTGAGCAGCGCCCCCACCAGTGTGTCCCGATTGCACAGCACCTGCCCGCCGTGCACATCGCACTGCCAGCGCAGCGAGACGCCCTCAACATGGGGCTGGGCAGCGGCCTGAAGGGCCTGCATCAACGCTTTGGGGCTGACCCGATCCGTCAGCGGCAGCTCGCCGCGGGCGAACACCAGCATGTCGCGCACCTGATGTTCCAGTTCGTGCAGGCGCTCCTTGAGGCGCCCGGCAAACCGCTGCTGGGTTTCCACCGGCAGTGCTTGCTCGGTCAAATGGCTGGCATAAATCAAGGCCGCCGACAGCGGCGTACGAATCTGATGCGCCAGGGAGGCGACCATGCGCCCCAAAGAAGACAGCCGCTCATGCCGGGCCAACTGGTCTTGCAAGCGCCGGGTTTCTGTCAGGTCATTAAGCACCACCAATTGCCCGGGCTCGGCGTCCAGCGAGCGCGTGGTGATCGACAACCGTCGACCGTCCTTGAGGGACACTTCGTGACCATCGTCTTCACGGGGTGCAAAACAGCGGGCAATCACATGCCGCCACAGCTCACCTTCCAAGGGCAGCCCCAGCAACTCACCGGCCGCCGGATTGGCTTCGCGGACACGGCCACGGTCATCAATCACCACCACCCCGCCTGGCAACAGATCCAGCAGATGCTGCAGACGATTGGCGAGTCGCTCCTTCTCGGCCAGCTCGGCCATGCGCTGGGCACTGACCAGCGCCAGCTCGCCCTTGAGCTCAGTGACCCGGGCTTCAAGCAGGCTGTAGGAGTCACTCAATTGAGTGGACATTTGATTGAACAGCGAGAACGCCTGCTCAAGCCCTTCGCGGCTGGTCGGCTGCGCTGCGAGTGCAGTGGCTTGCCCTGCAAGATCAGGAATCGAGGACCGGTGG is a window of Pseudomonas taetrolens DNA encoding:
- a CDS encoding sensor histidine kinase, which encodes MPHAAHRSSIPDLAGQATALAAQPTSREGLEQAFSLFNQMSTQLSDSYSLLEARVTELKGELALVSAQRMAELAEKERLANRLQHLLDLLPGGVVVIDDRGRVREANPAAGELLGLPLEGELWRHVIARCFAPREDDGHEVSLKDGRRLSITTRSLDAEPGQLVVLNDLTETRRLQDQLARHERLSSLGRMVASLAHQIRTPLSAALIYASHLTEQALPVETQQRFAGRLKERLHELEHQVRDMLVFARGELPLTDRVSPKALMQALQAAAQPHVEGVSLRWQCDVHGGQVLCNRDTLVGALLNLIENALQAGAANVRLKVHLYARDHSLRLCVSDSAGGIEPKVLARVGEPFFTTKATGTGLGLAVVNAVVRAHQGELKLQSRLGRGTCALLSLPLIPHTLETN
- a CDS encoding sigma-54-dependent transcriptional regulator, whose amino-acid sequence is MNINVLLVEDDRALREALADTLLLAGHGFRAVASAEEALAAVATESFSLVVSDVNMPGMDGHQLLARLRASQPQLPVLLMTAHGAVERAVDAMRQGAVDYLVKPFEPKALLDLVARHALGSLGVADSEGPVAVEPASAQLLELAARVARSDSTVLISGESGTGKEVLARYIHQHSHRVDRPFVAINCAAIPDNMLEATLFGHEKGSFTGAIAAQAGKFEQADGGTLLLDEISEMPLGLQAKLLRVLQEREVERVGGRKPIVLDIRVVATTNRDLAGEVAAGRFREDLYYRLSVFPLAWRPLRERTADIVPLAERLLAKYISKMKHTTVRFSPRAKACLMGYPWPGNVRELDNAIQRALILQQGGLIEAADFCLAGPVTCAPLPEMAMAPVEEPTGGLGDDLRRREFQMIIDTLRAERGRRKEASERLGISPRTLRYKLAQMRDAGMDVEAYLFAAT